One part of the Phragmites australis chromosome 3, lpPhrAust1.1, whole genome shotgun sequence genome encodes these proteins:
- the LOC133912939 gene encoding mediator of RNA polymerase II transcription subunit 19a-like, protein MSSSNQMGSDGKFGRGPQELSGAVDLISRYKLLNHHSFFCKKPLPLAISDTNYLNNVVGDTEIRKGEGMELDQLFQNSYRSEKTAYIQPFDMETLGQAFQLREMAPVDLPSAEKGTPTISGKPKIKSKDKVRKHKKHKEKDRDKEKEQKKHKHRHKDRSKDKEKDKDKDKEKKKDKSGNHDSGGDHSKKHEKKRKQEGVGNLANVQNQKKTQKHKNQ, encoded by the exons ATGTCAAGCTCTAATCAAATGGGTTCTGATGGCAAGTTTGGGAGAG GTCCTCAGGAGCTTAGTGGTGCTGTTGACTTAATTAGCCGCTACAAGCTGCTGAACCATCATAGTTTCTTTTGCAAGAAACCTTTGCCATTGGCGATTTCAGATACAAATTATCTTAACAATGTTGTGGGCGACACAGAAATTCGTAAAGGAGAAGGGATGGAACTAGATCAACTCTTTCAGAACTCATACCGAAGTGAGAAGACTGCTTACATTCAACCCTTTGACATGGAAACACTAGGACAAGCATTTCAGCTGCGAGAAATGGCACCAGTTGATTTGCCTTCG GCTGAAAAAGGTACACCAACTATATCTGGAAAACCAAAGATCAAGTCCAAGGACAAAGTAAGGAAGCATAAGAAACACAAAGAGAAAGACAGGGACAAAGAGAAGGAGCAAAAGAAGCACAAACATCGCCATAAAGATCGGAGTAAAGATAAAGAGAAAGATAAGGATaaagacaaagaaaagaaaaaagataagagtGGGAATCATGATTCGGGAGGTGATCATTCCAAGAAACACGAGAAG aagaggaagcaagAGGGAGTTGGAAATTTGGCAAATGTCCAGAACCAAAAGAAAA CACAAAAGCACAAAAATCAGTGA